Proteins encoded within one genomic window of Bradyrhizobium sp. AZCC 1719:
- a CDS encoding type II toxin-antitoxin system prevent-host-death family antitoxin, producing the protein MTQYSTSDLSRKSGDIIAEALRRPVTITQRNKPRLVLLSIEDYRKLTARADTRKAGRLETMPDELFEDVKQAVDAYEREGDET; encoded by the coding sequence ATGACGCAGTATTCCACCAGTGATCTTTCCCGGAAATCAGGAGACATCATCGCCGAAGCCCTGCGCCGGCCCGTCACCATTACCCAGCGGAACAAGCCGCGCCTGGTGCTGCTCAGCATCGAAGACTACCGCAAGCTTACAGCCAGAGCCGATACCCGGAAGGCCGGCCGGCTGGAGACGATGCCTGACGAGTTGTTTGAGGACGTCAAGCAGGCGGTCGACGCCTATGAGCGGGAAGGCGATGAGACGTGA
- the chpT gene encoding histidine phosphotransferase ChpT, producing MSGTSSPGPAPDTLELAALLCSRVCHDLISPVGAIVNGLEVLDDNPKPEDRDFALDLIRKSAKTASARLQFCRLAFGAAGSAGAQIDLGDAQTMARGHIEDGKITITWNLPRLLLPKNRVKLLLNMLIIAQQTIPRGGTLTIDPIGDGETMGFRVTSSGLNARVPQNIANLVSASSTATVDAHAVQPYYTRLLAQACGLSVTLEPDGEKVLVTAS from the coding sequence ATGTCTGGCACTTCATCTCCCGGTCCGGCTCCCGATACCCTCGAACTTGCGGCGCTGTTGTGTTCGCGAGTCTGTCACGATCTCATCAGCCCGGTCGGCGCGATCGTCAATGGGCTTGAGGTGCTTGACGACAACCCGAAGCCCGAAGACCGCGATTTCGCGCTCGATCTGATCCGCAAGAGCGCCAAGACCGCCTCCGCACGGTTGCAGTTCTGCCGCCTGGCGTTTGGCGCTGCGGGATCGGCGGGCGCGCAGATCGATCTCGGCGATGCCCAGACCATGGCACGCGGCCACATCGAGGACGGCAAGATCACCATCACCTGGAATCTGCCGCGCCTGTTGCTGCCGAAGAACCGCGTCAAGCTGCTGTTGAACATGCTGATCATCGCGCAGCAAACGATCCCGCGCGGCGGCACGCTGACGATCGATCCGATCGGCGACGGCGAGACGATGGGTTTTCGCGTCACGTCTTCGGGCCTCAACGCCCGCGTGCCGCAGAACATCGCCAATCTCGTGAGCGCGAGTTCGACCGCGACCGTCGACGCGCATGCGGTGCAGCCTTACTATACGCGGCTGTTGGCGCAGGCCTGCGGGCTGAGCGTGACGCTTGAGCCCGACGGGGAAAAGGTGCTCGTTACTGCTTCCTGA
- a CDS encoding YHS domain-containing (seleno)protein, whose amino-acid sequence MSAQRQERYGSRPQRALFALLAGFFCVASLDFAARAATTERVVVNRYSGLAIGGFDPVAYFTESMAIEGLPDFEAREAGAVWRFRNEGNRASFVAHPEIYGPQFGGYDPVDLGRGVTYAGNPRFWVVAGQRLYLFGREDNRDAFAAEPARFLEEATARWPALERGLAQ is encoded by the coding sequence ATGTCTGCACAACGGCAGGAAAGATACGGTTCGCGCCCCCAAAGGGCCCTTTTTGCCTTATTGGCAGGGTTTTTTTGCGTTGCTAGCCTTGATTTCGCCGCGCGCGCCGCGACCACCGAGCGGGTGGTGGTGAACCGCTATTCCGGACTCGCCATCGGAGGCTTTGATCCCGTCGCCTATTTTACGGAATCCATGGCCATCGAGGGCTTACCCGATTTCGAGGCTCGCGAAGCCGGCGCCGTCTGGCGTTTCCGCAACGAGGGCAATCGCGCCTCTTTCGTCGCGCATCCGGAAATCTACGGGCCTCAGTTCGGCGGCTATGACCCAGTCGATCTGGGGCGAGGGGTAACCTATGCAGGCAACCCGCGCTTTTGGGTGGTTGCGGGCCAGCGGCTCTATTTGTTCGGCCGCGAGGACAACCGCGATGCGTTCGCCGCCGAGCCGGCACGTTTCCTCGAGGAAGCCACCGCACGTTGGCCGGCGCTCGAGCGAGGGCTGGCGCAGTAG
- a CDS encoding DUF1134 domain-containing protein, with product MTFASRLAAVTFAALMCWTVPASAQQPGGPYPPPPGGPYPPPQRQPGPETFGPEELVSAGHKFFGNVSRGLASVIERAVSQWGLPNGYVLGEEGSGAFVAGLRYGEGTLYTKNAGDLRVYWQGPSVGFDWGGDGARTMTLVYNLPATNAIYQRFVGIDGSAYIVGGFGMTALTANNIVLVPIRSGIGLRLGANVGYLKYTPRATWNPF from the coding sequence ATGACGTTTGCTTCACGCCTTGCCGCGGTGACGTTCGCCGCGCTGATGTGCTGGACCGTGCCAGCTTCTGCGCAGCAGCCGGGAGGGCCTTATCCGCCCCCACCGGGCGGGCCTTACCCGCCACCACAGCGCCAGCCGGGTCCCGAGACTTTCGGGCCCGAGGAGTTGGTGTCGGCCGGGCACAAGTTCTTCGGCAACGTCTCGCGCGGCCTCGCTTCGGTCATCGAACGGGCGGTGAGCCAATGGGGCTTGCCCAATGGCTATGTGCTCGGCGAGGAAGGCTCCGGCGCTTTTGTGGCGGGCCTGCGGTACGGCGAAGGCACGCTCTACACCAAGAATGCAGGCGACTTGCGTGTCTACTGGCAGGGGCCGTCGGTCGGCTTCGACTGGGGCGGCGACGGCGCGCGCACCATGACGCTGGTCTACAACCTGCCCGCCACCAACGCTATCTATCAGCGCTTCGTCGGCATCGACGGCTCCGCCTATATCGTCGGTGGCTTCGGCATGACCGCGCTGACCGCCAACAACATCGTGCTGGTGCCGATCCGTTCCGGCATCGGCTTAAGGCTCGGCGCCAATGTCGGGTATCTCAAATATACCCCGCGGGCGACCTGGAACCCGTTCTAA
- the cysQ gene encoding 3'(2'),5'-bisphosphate nucleotidase CysQ: MNEARPPALDREAAAVLIEPLTEIVIRAGAAILAVNRSAMMVDGKTDGSPVTEADLAADRIIAEGLARVVPEIPALSEERVQTSALPYMESFFLIDPLDGTKEFVAGRNEFTVNLALVTQGTPLLGIISAPALGLIWRGIVGRAAERLTLGKGKLLVEPIRTRPCPPRGQPWTVAVSRSHGDARTEAFIAARPGAVRCELGSAVKLGRVAEGSVDIYPRLSPTSEWDVAAGHAVVAAAGGKITDSSGAALQFGTGRTGFIVPEFIAWGDPKAVQS; encoded by the coding sequence GTGAATGAGGCACGTCCGCCCGCGCTCGATCGCGAGGCCGCAGCAGTGCTGATCGAACCGCTGACCGAGATCGTGATCCGGGCCGGCGCCGCCATCCTTGCCGTCAACCGTTCCGCCATGATGGTCGACGGCAAGACCGACGGCTCGCCGGTAACGGAGGCCGATCTGGCGGCCGACCGAATCATCGCCGAGGGCCTTGCCCGGGTAGTGCCCGAAATACCTGCGCTCTCGGAGGAGCGCGTCCAAACGTCCGCGCTGCCCTACATGGAAAGCTTCTTCCTGATCGACCCGCTTGACGGCACCAAGGAATTCGTCGCCGGCCGCAACGAATTCACCGTCAACCTGGCGCTGGTGACCCAGGGGACGCCACTGCTTGGCATTATCAGCGCACCTGCGCTCGGACTGATCTGGCGCGGCATTGTCGGACGCGCCGCGGAACGGCTGACGCTCGGCAAGGGCAAGCTGCTCGTCGAGCCTATACGTACCCGCCCTTGCCCGCCGCGCGGCCAGCCATGGACCGTGGCGGTCAGCCGCTCGCATGGCGACGCCAGGACCGAAGCCTTTATTGCCGCAAGACCGGGGGCCGTACGGTGCGAGCTTGGCTCGGCGGTCAAATTGGGCCGGGTGGCCGAAGGCTCCGTCGATATCTATCCCCGGCTGTCGCCGACCTCGGAATGGGACGTGGCCGCGGGCCATGCGGTCGTCGCGGCCGCCGGCGGCAAGATCACGGATTCAAGCGGCGCCGCCCTGCAATTTGGCACGGGCCGGACGGGCTTCATCGTTCCGGAATTCATCGCCTGGGGTGATCCGAAGGCCGTGCAATCGTAG